From Salvia splendens isolate huo1 chromosome 16, SspV2, whole genome shotgun sequence, a single genomic window includes:
- the LOC121772703 gene encoding probable 1-deoxy-D-xylulose-5-phosphate synthase 2, chloroplastic — MAVSGYFIRLNQATLPNFAPPKLNHAPRKQKMRVKACGGSPESEERNMAMRKEKEELKLDFSGEKPATPLLDTINHPIHMKNLARKDLEQLAAELRQEIVYTVSKTGGHLSSSLGVVELTVALHHVFNTPDDKLIWDVGHQAYGHKILTGRRSKMHTIRQTSGLAGFPKRDESVHDAFGVGHSSTSISAGLGMAVARDLLGKSNSVVSVIGDGAMTAGQAYEAMNNAGFLDSNLIVVLNDNKQVSLPTATLDGPATPVGALSSALTKLQASPKFRQLREAAKSITKQIGPQAHEVAAKVDEYARGMLSASGSTLFEELGLYYIGPVDGHNIDDLVSIFEKVKAMPAPGPVLIHIVTEKGKGYPPAEAAADRMHGVVKFVPSTGKQNKAKSSTLSYTQYFAEALVKEAEVDSKIVGIHAAMGGGTGLNFFQKRFPERCFDVGIAEQHAVTFAAGLASEGLKPFCAIYSSFLQRGYDQVVHDVDLQKLPVRFAMDRAGLVGADGPTHCGAFDVTYMACLPNMVVMAPSDEAELIHMVATAAAIDDRPSCFRFPRGNGVGVPLPHNNKGTPIEIGKGRILVEGNRVAILGYGAVVQQCLEATKVLESYDITPTVVDARFCKPLDTDLIRRLAKEHEILITVEEGSIGGFGSHVSHFLSLNGLLDGHLKLRSMMLPDRYIDHGAPKDQIEEAGLTSRHICGTVLSLVGRPVEALKLQ; from the exons ATGgctgtttctggatatttcatCAGATTAAACCAAGCTACACTGCCAAATTTTGCACCCCCTAAACTCAATCATGCTCCAAGAAAACAAAAG ATGCGTGTTAAAGCATGTGGGGGAAGTCCGGAATCGGAGGAAAGGAACATGGCGATGAGGAAAGAGAAGGAGGAATTGAAGCTTGATTTCTCCGGCGAGAAACCGGCGACGCCGTTGCTGGACACCATCAACCACCCCATTCATATGAAGAATCTGGCTAGAAAG GATTTGGAACAGCTGGCTGCAGAGCTGAGACAGGAGATCGTGTACACCGTGTCGAAAACCGGGGGCCACCTGAGCTCGAGCCTGGGCGTGGTGGAGCTCACCGTCGCGCTCCACCATGTCTTCAACACACCTGATGACAAACTCATCTGGGACGTCGGCCATCAG GCGTACGGTCATAAGATTCTGACGGGGAGGCGGTCAAAGATGCATACGATAAGGCAGACGTCGGGACTGGCCGGCTTCCCCAAGAGGGATGAGAGTGTTCATGATGCCTTTGGTGTTGGCCATAGCTCCACTAGCATTTCTGCTGGTCTTGGAATGGCTGTGGCTAGAGATCTATTGGGGAAAAGCAACAGTGTCGTGTCGGTGATTGGAGACGGGGCCATGACGGCTGGCCAAGCCTATGAGGCCATGAACAATGCTGGCTTCCTTGACTCCAACCTCATCGTCGTCTTGAATGACAACAAGCAGGTGTCGCTCCCCACCGCCACTCTCGATGGGCCCGCCACCCCCGTTGGCGCCCTCAGTAGCGCCCTCACCAAGCTTCAAGCCAGCCCTAAGTTCAGGCAACTTAGGGAGGCTGCTAAA AGCATAACGAAGCAGATAGGGCCGCAGGCACATGAGGTGGCGGCTAAGGTGGATGAGTACGCGAGGGGGATGCTGAGCGCATCCGGCTCCACTCTCTTTGAGGAGCTCGGGTTGTACTACATTGGCCCTGTGGATGGGCACAACATCGATGATTTGGTCTCTATTTTTGAGAAGGTGAAGGCGATGCCAGCACCGGGGCCGGTTCTTATACACATTGTGACGGAGAAGGGGAAGGGCTATCCACCAGCAGAAGCAGCAGCTGATAGAATGCATG GTGTTGTCAAGTTTGTTCCTTCGACAGGGAAGCAAAACAAGGCGAAATCGTCTACACTTTCGTACACACAGTATTTTGCAGAAGCATTGGTTAAAGAAGCTGAGGTAGACAGCAAGATTGTGGGGATCCATGCTGCAATGGGGGGTGGAACCGGCCTCAACTTCTTCCAGAAgcgctttcccgagcgatgtTTTGATGTCGGGATTGCTGAGCAGCACGCTGTCACATTTGCAGCCGGCTTGGCGTCCGAGGGCCTCAAGCCCTTTTGTGCCATCTACTCGTCCTTCCTTCAACGAGGCTACGACCAG GTGGTCCATGATGTTGATCTACAAAAGTTGCCTGTCCGGTTCGCCATGGACCGGGCTGGCCTAGTTGGGGCTGACGGGCCCACTCATTGTGGCGCGTTTGACGTCACCTACATGGCCTGCCTGCCTAACATGGTGGTGATGGCTCCATCGGACGAGGCTGAGCTCATACACATGGTTGCCACGGCTGCAGCCATAGACGACCGCCCTAGCTGCTTCCGGTTCCCTAGAGGGAACGGAGTAGGCGTTCCTCTCCCTCACAATAACAAAGGCACACCAATTGAA ATTGGGAAGGGAAGAATACTAGTGGAAGGGAACAGGGTGGCTATATTAGGGTACGGAGCAGTGGTGCAGCAGTGCCTCGAAGCAACAAAGGTTCTCGAGTCCTACGACATAACGCCCACAGTGGTGGATGCAAGATTCTGCAAGCCACTGGACACTGACCTAATCCGGCGACTTGCCAAGGAGCACGAGATCCTCATCACGGTCGAAGAGGGCTCGATCGGGGGATTCGGCTCACATGTTTCACATTTCCTAAGCCTCAATGGACTCCTTGATGGTCACCTCAAG TTGAGATCAATGATGCTTCCTGATAGATACATAGACCATGGAGCACCAAAGGATCAGATTGAAGAAGCAGGGCTCACTTCAAGGCATATTTGTGGGACAGTTTTGTCACTTGTTGGGAGACCTGTGGAGGCCCTCAAACTTCAATAG
- the LOC121769785 gene encoding KH domain-containing protein HEN4-like, producing MEETPLTTPATPFPPQKIPKSGPKPPPAGHRSSATAKQIHPDAAYRLLCHVNTAGGVIGNSGSIIKQLETLTGSRIRFEEGLPNCHERVVNIVGDGALERRISVGGGEGEDTVSVSTAQEGLIRVFERVLEVEGSAGKNDNGGDDNEHRNSYNSNGLIVCRLLAPTVQIGALMGKGGKIVAAIRKSTGAKIRVFKKEQVPPCAAPEEELIQIVGGLLAVKKALLAVSRRLQDRILGEGAPGHISTHGASQKSYSDFSVKNNTSAPPVSDIAVEHCSFDHSLSADTEKYLNVDDKSSLKKVIFRFLCSSGIAGGVIGKGANIVKYLEKETGASIKFASPVSGSRERLAIISSLESPIPLYSPAQIAIVRVFSRCVEVALDQGVIVSFGHGESVSARILVSSSQLSSILDGDGKLATDISLASGAEIQLMGADLPDFAGVGDNVVQISGDYENVKSALFQLAGRLRANFFSRIGYKGVGSRHSLYPTVSSSIPTGGEAAFSTQSAQLSRFSHIDELDHLGFVQKSSSSWLPGLQWEQANNIESQPRPVDGSKETFRSGFKRESIIVNEGSEQKVEVVVPREKFGSVYGDDGSNLTRLREISSAVVTVVDPSPGEGSGKVIISGTPECIRIAQSLLQAFISF from the exons ATGGAGGAGACGCCTCTCACGACTCCCGCGACGCCCTTTCCCCCTCAGAAAATCCCCAAATCCGGGCCCAAGCCGCCGCCGGCCGGCCACCGGAGCTCCGCCACCGCTAAGCAGATCCATCCCGACGCGGCGTACCGCCTCCTGTGCCACGTGAACACCGCCGGCGGCGTGATTGGGAACTCCGGCTCCATAATCAAGCAGCTGGAAACCCTAACCGGCTCGAGGATTCGCTTCGAGGAGGGGCTCCCCAATTGCCACGAGCGCGTGGTGAACATCGTCGGCGATGGCGCGTTGGAGAGGAGGATTTCCGTAGGCGGGGGCGAGGGCGAGGATACGGTGAGCGTCTCGACGGCGCAGGAGGGTTTGATTAGGGTTTTTGAGAGGGTTTTGGAGGTGGAAGGGAGTGCTGGGAAAAATGACAACGGAGGAGACGATAATGAGCATCGCAACAGCTATAATAGTAATGGGTTGATTGTTTGCCGGTTGCTCGCTCCGACCGTTCAGATCGGAGCGCTGATGGGGAAGGGGGGCAAAATTGTTGCCGCCATTCGCAAAAGCACGGGGGCGAAAATTCGTGTTTTCAAGAAGGAGCAGGTTCCCCCTTGCGCTGCACCGGAAGAGGAGCTGATTCAG ATTGTGGGTGGACTTCTCGCTGTTAAGAAAGCACTGCTTGCTGTTTCTCGTCGTCTCCAGGATAGAATCCTTGGTGAAGGAGCTCCTGGCCATATATCCACTCATGGGGCATCACAAAAATCGTACTcagatttcagtgtgaaaaatAATACTTCCGCGCCGCCTGTTTCTGATATTGCTGTTGAGCATTGTTCTTTTGACCATTCTTTGTCAGCAGACACTGAAAAGTATCTAAATGTAGATGATAAAAGCTCTCTGAAGAAAGTCATCTTCCGATTTCTTTGCTCTAGCGGAATTGCTGGCGGTGTCATTGGAAAGGGTGCCAACATCGTCAAATATTTGGAAAAAGAAACTGGAGCTTCTATAAAGTTTGCATCTCCAGTGTCGGGGTCAAGGGAACGCCTTGCCATCATCTCTTCTTTGGAG AGTCCAATTCCGTTGTATTCTCCTGCACAAATCGCTATTGTCCGTGTTTTTTCCAGATGCGTAGAAGTTGCCCTGGACCAAGGGGTGATAGTGAGCTTCGGCCATGGGGAGAGTGTATCAGCAAGAATTCTCGTTTCATCGAGCCAGCTTAGCAGTATACTGGATGGGGATGGAAAGCTTGCTACAGATATAAGTCTTGCATCAGGTGCTGAGATACAACTAATGGGAGCAGATCTTCCAGATTTTGCTGGAGTTGGCGATAACGTGGTCCAG ATTTCAGGTGATTATGAAAACGTTAAGAGTGCTCTATTTCAACTTGCTGGGAGGCTTCGGGCGAATTTCTTTTCTAGAATAGGATACAAAGGAGTAGGAAGCAGACATAGTTTGTACCCAACTGTTTCCAGCAGCATTCCTACTGGTGGAGAGGCAGCTTTTTCAACACAATCTGCACAACTGTCTCGATTTTCCCATATTGATGAATTGGACCACCTTGGATTCGTGCAGAAATCAAGCAGCTCTTGGCTACCAGGATTGCAGTGGGAACAG GCAAACAACATAGAGAGTCAACCAAGACCTGTAGATGGTTCGAAAGAAACTTTTCGTAGTGGGTTCAAGCGAGAAAG CATTATTGTGAATGAGGGATCAGAACAAAAGGTCGAAGTCGTGGTTCCCAGGGAAAAGTTTGGCTCTGTTTATGGTGACGACGGAAGCAACCTGACTCGTTTAAGAGAG ATATCAAGTGCAGTCGTGACAGTGGTAGATCCCAGCCCCGGGGAAGGCAGTGGTAAGGTGATCATATCAGGGACACCCGAATGCATCCGGATCGCTCAGAGCCTACTTCAAGCGTTCATTTCATTTTGA